The Eubalaena glacialis isolate mEubGla1 chromosome 3, mEubGla1.1.hap2.+ XY, whole genome shotgun sequence nucleotide sequence TGCTAACATGGTTGATCATTTCACTACAGATAGTTTAGGAAAAACCACCCAGCTAATGAGCACCTCCCCTGTGGCTGAAACAGCCTGCTGTGTGCGGCGCTTCCTTCATTGGAAAGGACAATCAAATAACCAAGTTCTCTGCTCGCTCTGCTTTTGAGTAGATGCTAAAAAgtgttcctttaaacactttaAAGAGTGACCAAAAAGATAGAAATAGAATCAGGTTTTTGCCCAAATAAATTGGACTTTGAATGTCGATTTCTAAAATACCACATatggtgacattttttttttgacattaacCTTGTCACAAAAAGTTTATACTTCAGTTATTCAGTTGTGTATCTATAAAAGTATGAGTAAATTTCAGCAACTATAGGTTTTGATTAATGTAATACGGATGTTTTGTCCCCCCCAACTTTATTGAGGagtaattgacaaatataattgtatatatttaaaatgtacagcatgatgatttgatacgcATTGTGGAATGATTACTGAGATCAAAGtatttaacacatccatcacctcacatggttaactcttttgtgtgtgtgtgtggtgagaatgcttaagatctactctcagcaaatttcaaatatacaaaactaTATTATTAGCTATAGTtgctatgctgtgcattagatactcagaacttactcatcttacaactgaaagtttataccctttcACCTACATCTCCCCGCTTCCCCATTCTCCcatcccctgacaaccaccattctattctgtttttatgaaatcagctttttaaaaaatgattccacatataagtgatactatacagtatttgtctttctctgtcttactttacttagcataatgccctctagattcatccatgttgtcacaaatggtagaatttccttctttatggctgaataatattccattatgtgtatattatatgtgtgtgtatgtacatatatatatacacacataatatatatatacataaactatgtttcacattttctttatccattcatcttttgaaggacattttaggttgtttccatatcttggctattgtgaataatactgcaatgaacatgggagtacagatatctctttgagatagtgattttgtttcctttgaatatatatccagaaatggaattgctggctcaCATGGTACTTCTGTTTTCAATGTCTTTTGGAACCACCAGACTGGTACAGTGGTGTAGtagctgtaccactttacattcccaccaacagtgcacaagggctcccttttctccacttccttgcCAACCCTTATTAtgtcttgtctttttaataatcgTCATCCTAccaggtgtgagctgatacctcattgtggctgtgctttgcatttccctgatgattagtgctgTTGGGCACCCGGTCATGTACCCATTGGCCAGTTGgatgtcttcttcagaaaaatggaCTGTTTTTAGGTCCttggcccatttttgaattggattatttgcttttttgctcTTCAGTTgtgtaagttctttatatattttagatactaacCCTGGGTTATggtttacagatatttttctcccattctgtagattgtcttttcaatttattgatcgttttcctttgctgtgcagaagtttgctttttagtttgaggtagtcccacttaatttattttagcttttgttgcCTAGAGCCTCAATTTTCTTTAGTTGTGGGGTGTATAGCTGATGAGAGAAAATTATTAGCTACTTCTGCCCTAGGCATCTTgtgctcttccttctcttcatctCCTAACCCCCagtctttttctcctctctccaagCAGTACTATGCTGGCCCATGAGCGTCTCAGATCCCCTGCCTGCCTTAGGAAGTTTCTGTCTGACTGCCTGTCCCATGGGAAGCCCTACTCCAGTGTACTTCTTCTCTACTCACTTTACTTCTTTGAAAATCCTGAGGGTCTTGCTTTTAAGGTTAAGTAGGTTCCCAACAATCAAAGGACTATAAGTACAGTAGAAAATAGTGAGTTCGAGAATTATGCTTACCTTACACTGACTAGTTCAAGTGAATGGTTCTTTTTGACAAGGAAAAATTGCTTCCTGAAGGTCAAAATTATTTGACATCTGTTATGACTAAAGATGTTTCTTTTCCCTCTGCGTATATGTAAGTTTGCTCAAGTAGAAAGTAGGAGTGTTGGTTTGCAAAGTGTTTTGAAGCCAGGTGGTGGCACTGGCCTCTGTGGCGGTTGGGTGGAGGTCAGACAGAGTTTGACCTCTTCCAGTGGATGCTGCTGCCCTTTTTGTCCCTCGCTTTTTCATCTTTGGCTTCCTGCTCCTCCCTTGGTTTCCCTGAAGACTGCAACACACTCAGATTCTCTTTCTCACGGCTCACTCTCTGATTTTTCACTTAAAACTTTCCACCATGCTCTCAGTGGtaatagtaataattttaaaaggaccGAGGTTTAAAAGAGTTTattgtagaaggaagaaaaaactttGAATGTTTAAAACAAACTACAATATTGTATTTCTACAAAGCAAAATGCTTATATACAGCATGAATTATTTCTTAACCATAGTGCCATTTACCTTCCTGCTTCAGCCATTTTTTATAGATGAGATAAAAGAGGAAGCTCTTTGAGCCCTTTTCttacaaagtaaataaaaatagacattATCTGTATTGACTGTGACTATTTTAAGGCAGTTTTTTGCAAGCGTCCACAGGGACTTATCTTCCCCTCCCGCTGGAGCTCCTGCCACCTCTGGACCCACTTCCTGCCTCTCAGTGCTGGGCCCTGATGGAGGCCGAGCAGGGGAGGTGCTCAGAGGCCAATTGCAAGGCCCAGAGCCCTGGAGTTTCCTCCGGTCAATTCCAGCCTGGGTCCGTTCACCTCCAGCAGAAAAatgtttgtctttaaaaaaaaaattgtgtagaCTGAAGATAATTTCATTGGATTTAAAAGCAGAAACTCCTCTCCTCCACCACCCTCTTCACTCCTTTCTCTAACACCCAGGAGAATCAAAATAATCTGGTCCTTTTTAGCAAAGGGATTTATTTTCTGCCCTCACATAACCTAGGCCTTAAGGAAGATGGTTAAAGTGAGctcacaattatttttctttcacagaaaaaTCATGTGGAAAAGAAGCTGCTGCTATGTCAGGGATCACAGGCAGACAGCCCACTCAGGCCAGCCCCCTGAGAAGTATGTGTCTGGACCCATTGTGTTTAAATACTTCCTCCCATTTACTGTAACGTCCTCAGTACATAGTTTTTTTTGTTCTCCTGAGAGACTTACTCTCTCACTGAAGATGATAGGCCATTTTCTGTCCCTGCCCTTTCTgtactcccttcctctcctcctctgccttttCCCAGCCTCCGTCTGTCTCCGTTTCTCCAGCCCTGCTCCAGAGCAGGCTTCTTTTCACGGCTGGAAGTCTTCTGGGCGGATTTTCATCTCCACTCGTTTGAGGGAGTAGCTAGAGCCGTGCCAGCCGTACCAGGTGATGCCGTCCAGGTGCCTGTTGTGCTCCCCGAGGCGGTAGTAAACGCCGTTGAGGTTGGAGTCTGTGCAGCAGTTGTACCAGTATCCACCTGGGACAGGAGACAGGTCAGTGCTAGTCTGTCCTTGGAAATAGCTGATAGACTAGGCAGCAGGGATTTGTGATGTTTTTTAAACTATACCTAAGCCATTAGGGTCAGTGTCAAACAGGAGTACCAAAGCCAGAATACCAACTGCAGTTACAAATTCACTCTTTCTCCTCCAGTGGGACCATGGCCTTGTACCTGAACTCCCACCTCCCAACCCCAACTCTCACCCTTCCGGAGCTGGGCGCACTTGTCTAAGCAGTTGTCATTGTCCTTGTCCTTGGTGCTGAAGGCTGTGTTGTTGTGATAGACCAGGGCATCGTTCCCCACGTTGCCGCTGTAGTTCCCCAGGAAGAGGCGGTAGCTGTTCCGTTCATTGCCCAAAACAAAGTGGCTGTACTCAGCGTAGCGCATGTTGCCCTCCCAGTCCTGTCCGGGGGGCAGAGCCTTAGAAAACTGCAGCGGGGCCTCCTTTCCTACCATCCTGcacctctgccctctccccagctGCAGCCATACACCTTTTtactactttttacttttttattacttGTCTACCTCTAGTTTAACACACTAACCTGGGAATCAGAAAACAAGGGTCCTAGATCAGACTTCTCTCCTGGGTCACCATATGACCCTGGTTAGTCTCTCGTTCTCTTCCCCTTTACATCCCTGTCTGTAAGGcgtacacgtgtgtgtgttttgctgtATCCCACTCTGAGATGTCATAAGAGTAACTTGAGAACATAGTGACGCTTCAGGGCCTTTGGTGAGGGTCACCAACCAATACCAGTAAGGCTTGCATGTAGAGGACCTCATGCCCCAGGCCAGGGCAGGGACCACAGTGTTTCAGCCCAGCTGACTGTTGGATTCCTCTGCTCTGGCCTGAGTCTGGCCTCTCCCTTGTACCTGCAGCCTCGTTTTtgtgaaaaataggaaaaaaaaccctattcTTCCTCAACTGTACTGCAACCTGCAGGAAAACCATCATAACAAGTACCCCAGCCGATGGTGAACAGGAGTAGGAATGACGCCCAGGAGCTGCACGCAGCGGGGCGCGGCGGGCCTGGTCTCGTGCTTACCTCCATCTCCACGCGTAGCCGGGTTGGCCGCCTGGAGAGCCGGTGGATGTGGTCGTTGCCCAGCCAGAAGTCCCCGTGGATGCTGCCGAAGCCCTGCTGGTACTGCTTCCAGTCCCGGAAGAAGGAGACGAGGCCACTCTTTCTCCTCTGAATGGTGGTCCAGCCACCACCTGAAGTCTCCATGTCACAGAACACCTGGAGCAGAGGGGGTGCCCTCCCCGGTCAGGATGTGCCGAGGCAGGCAGCGCGAGCCTGAGCGTGGCTTCCCACCCTTCTCCCACCCCGCAGAGCCAGGGGACGTGTGCCCTTCCACAGCCATGCTGGCTCACTAGGCAACGATTCTGCCCCAGGGTTGGCAAGCTGGGCAGGCTGGTGGTTTGCTGAGATCAAAATGGAGGATAAGAGCAAGTGCACGGAGAGTCTGAAGGGAAAAAGTCCAGGTCCTTCTGACACACTCCCTAtatgttctcttttctcctccccaaAGAGTCACCGCCGTAGGATGCGGCAAGCGATCGCAGCTAGTTAGGTGGTGGTTATAGCATTATCTAACTATGTTAGAAGGTTTAGTGTTTGGTTGCTAATGATTTGAAGGAGCAAAGCAGACGCctggattttttccccccataaaTTGAGTGTTTAGATAGTTCTCTGGTATTGATGTGTTTGCTTCTCTGTCTTGAGTTTCCCTCTCTTTAGACTGTGTGTGACTAGCCCTGTTGTCCCCAGCCTTTGAGGGGGTGGAGGATAGATGGTAGTACATGGGCTGTGATGACCTCACCTCCAGCTCAGGGCTGCCCAGGAAGTCATCGGGAGGAAGCTTATACACTCCAGAGATGCGGTAGTTCTTCTGGTAGAGAGACGAGCAGTCATAGATGGCATCTACAAAAGGAGAAAACCACAGGGTGAGCATCCAAACCCAGGGGCTCTGTGGCTAGCCGGCATCCCTGCTGCATCTAAATTGAAAGTTTAGGAAGGGAGACTTCATTTCTACCACAAAATTCACAGGAGTGTTCATTGCTGGGCAGTGTCTGGACTTGGGAGAGGTGGGCATCAGGAGGCCAGGAACGGGTGTGTTTTGGCCTCACTGGTAGTAGGGCTGAGGGCTAGGGAAACCCTTCACCTGGATAGCACAACGGTACAAACAGGTGGCTTCAGGTCTGTGCTGAAATAAATGATCCTCCTGTAGTTCTAGGGCATGAATTCTGGAAATACAGTGTGTGAGGGCCACTCACAGATCCTCCTGTTTAATAGATGCAGCTTCTGGGACAGCCAGCCTCTATTCCTAAATAAGTCGTGAAGATCTCATAGGGTCTGGTTTTATTGTTTCTcggtttgtttttcttgtttttcagagGTAATGGCTACTGCCTACTAGGTCCCTTATTAGCAgagatttataattttatctttccCTCCTTAATCCAACACTGCtagacaaatgaaaatgcaaacacCCTAAGGAACCCTTGGAGGCCTTCCCCTGACACGATTATTAAGACAAGGAAATGAGAGCTTTGGGCAGGCGGGCTTTCACTCTGGGGTTGATTTTAATGTTTCCTCAGCTGCCCTGGGGGCTAGTGCTTTATGAAAGATTTTGTCTCCTTGTTGTTCTAAATATCAAAGAGCATTGTGGAAGGGACAGCCTTTCCAGATAGGATTCAGAGAGCAGGAACTCTCGCCTGTCTAGGAGATGTCTCCTGCCCACTGTATCTTGGGATTCTTTTCTTGGTGACCGCTGCACTGGACCTTCAAGAAGAGGACACAGTCGGCAGTTTCCCGCTGTGGGAATTGTTCAAGGCAGAGCACtttggggaggggaaatgggagaCCCTTGTCTTCCCTATCAGAGGTCATCACTTCCTCTTACTGATGAAAGCATCAACTTACTGCTTTCTCCAAGGGGCTAGCTACTTACAAAGTATAAAGGTGACCCCGCACCTGGtagcagaaaagaaaagtaaggaaTGATGGCCTGGGCAGGAAGAGTAAGAGGCCCGGCAAGACAGCTGCATTTGACTCCCAAGAAACTCCTTGCTGGGAGATGAGAAAATCCCGTTTGGAGGAGCAGGACGTGACATTGGTCAGATTCCTCTGTCTTGCATggtctcctgtgtgtctggtTTCATCACACAGACCAAATCAGGACTCACTTGTCTGGAAAATGGCCTGAGAAGACCTTTCTAGTCCCAAACTGAGAGTCAGGAAGGACATGCTTAGAAAGTgatttacacacacaaaaatttttttattggagtataattgctttacaatgttgtgttagtttctgctctacagtgaagtgaatcagctatatatatacatatatcccctccctcgtggacctccctccccccatcccctatcccacccatctaggtcgtcacagagcaccgagctgagctccctgtgctgtacaacaggctcccactagctatccattttacacgtggtagtgtatttatgtcaaacctaatctcccagttcatcccacacaAAATTTTTAAGCTTAATTTCATGttaaaactttttcttcatttgagTTGAGGATAACCAGTGAGACTTACTCTGCTCTTTATTCTTGGCTTGGTTTATAATATGAccaaaaagattttcttttaagtttttatatCAGCAAGAAATGACATATCTATAGACTATGCTCCTTGTAACTAATAATTTCCTGATAATTTCAGCAAACCAAATTTCTGTCTGAACAATAAATTCACCTTGGCCTGTCTAAGCCAAGCTAAGTAGAAACTGAAAAttgttttggaaaagaaaacagtaaacgTATCTTATTTTCAGCCtactaaaaatgtaaatttcaacATTGCATTTTCCTGTATAACTGGGGAGAATTTTATTTGCAATtgtgggaaaaaatagaaacaccagAATTGAGGAACCTTGAGGAGCCAGTCCTCTTTGAACATGAAGGAATCCTTCAGATGGCTCTGGGAGGCGTCTGTGCACTTAATTCTGAGCCAGTGAGAATTAGGTTGGCAGACAGGACACCGAAGTCCATTAATGCCCATTCCACTAAATCCCAGGGACCCGAGAGAACTGTTTTTGGCAAAACTTCGCTTCTAGAGACGTTATGATTTTGGTGTTCATTCCTGCTTCCTTGGGACTGAGGGTACAGCCGGTCAGCTCTGGGTAAGGAAGTGGACTAATCAGGAAAACTTGAACCCAGTTTCTAAGACTTgctttgtgactttgagcaaacCGCATGATCTCTCTGTGTTCCGAGATGGTAATTCATACCTTCAATAGGCCGAAACATTGCAGGGATAAAAAAAAGCTGGGTAAACATACAGAAccttagaaatcaaaagaaatactTCGTAAGCCTTTGCTAAGGAGAAAATAGAGCTGGTGGCACGTACCCAAGAAAGTAAGTTCCATAAGAACCCACAGGGATCCTTCTGACGACCACGTCACCTAGAAGCAATGCTGCAGACGGGAGGCGCTCGACTATGTGAGGGGGAAGGTGGTGAGTAGCGTGAGGACACGTCCTCCTTACCTGCCAAGGTCTGGGTGACAGTCTGCGCTGCCTGCAGCTGCATGATGCCGATCTGATTGTTCATCTCGGAGTACTTGCTCTCGGCCTCTGTGAGCCGCGACTGCATGCGCTTGGAATTGCTCTCCAGCTCCATCACCTGCATGACCACGCTGACCCAGTCCCTTTCCTGCTTCCTGCTCAGGTCGCTCAGCAGGCTGCTTAGGTTGGCAATTTGGGCCTTGAGCTCCTTCGCCTCCTCACAGCAGCCGGCCACGGTGAGCTCTGCAGGTGTCTTGCGCTTAGGGGGCTTCTGTGGCCACACTGGGTGGCTGACAAAGGCCACAGTGAACATGCAGAGCCAGGCCACGGCCGAGAGAGTCTCTTTCAGCATCTTTCGTGGGCCTGGTTGAGGAAGGCTCTTCCTCTGGGGAAATCTGGCTGTGCCCAGCTGAGGTATGCAAAGCTGCGGCAAATTAGAACCTAGCCCTTTTGCTCTTGGTGGACTTACCACTTTGTTGTTCCTCTCTCCTTGCTCTTTCTTAGCCTTTCTCAAAACTTGAGTTTCTGAAAGCGCAGCTTAATTGGGTATCCTATAGCTTTCCTTCCCAAGACTGAATGCTCGACAAACTCAGCATCTTAAATATTGTTTGCTGCCTGCACCTCCACCCCTACCATGGCTGTGCATAGCGCTTTAGCCCCTCCCAGCTCATCTGGGAGGGTCAGGTGCCTGTTGGGTGAAGTCAGCGTAAACTTAGgccagaggaggggaggagagagacaggggcAGTCTTTCTTTCCTTGCCTGCACAGTCTCTGGGCTAAGACGAGAGGACTGAATTCGTGTGTTTCCAGTTTTGCCTATTAGATTGTACCCCTGCCAGCCACTGGCTCTGCTCTATCAGCAAGCAGGGCAGGGTCAGAAGAATTTCCAGATTCCATTCTAAAGGTTATATAACCATGGGGTGAGCATAGGGTAGGCAAAGAGAGTTGGGAATAAGACTCTCCACTCACAGGGAGACCTGTTAATGCAATCCACGCTGTTTATACGAGGCTCTAGCCTATTTTGGCATCCTTCTGAATGTGCTTTTAACAAGGCTCGTTATTCCTTTCTCTGATCATCATTCAGTGTTTTACAAAACCCTCTTTTGGCCTGGATCTAACGCTATCTCACATTTGAAAATTTCCAAGTTAGAAAAGCTTTAGAAATAGAAGGATAGAGGAAATCTCTTAAGAAGCAAAAAAAGACTTTGTAGCTTGTACCCACAGGCTTTACCCAGTTGTCTTTCTTTTTACATACTTTCTCCTTCAATAAAGAATGGGCCAGCGTTCGCCTCTCACACTTGACATTTGGCATGGAAGTGGCAGCGATGGCAGCAGGGGTGAAAACGCAGGACTTGGTCCCGGGATGGGCACCTGCACGCCCGTCAGTGTTCAGGCAGAACAGAGAACAGGCACGGCCACGGCCCATGGTTCTAAACCTGGAAAGTATGTTAAAACGTAGAGAAAAGCATCCCCATTGCCTAATAATCCATGTCTAGAGTCTCATTTCCCTTTTCCTATGGAATATGGTTTGCAGATTTATtctctatatatgatatatatatccCTGACAATAGGGATATTGTAATTTTTCATGTACTGTATTTAAAGGAGATTCCTCCTTTGAaaacaaatggggaaaaaagcTGGGTTTTCAGCAAATCTTAAATCCTTAAAATGAGCTTTTCACTAAGAAGGTAAACAAAGTTCCCTCTGTCCATGCACGGTAACTGTCTTCGGAACATACTCTCGCTGTTTCCAGGTGCAGTGCTTATACTGTTGCTATTCCGTATGGGCCCTTCACACACAAGCCTGAGGCCGGGCAGCCCTTCCCGCCGTGACCCCCAGAGCCTTTTTCCAGTCAGGGCTTCTGTTTCTCAGGAAGTCATTTCTGTTCAGGCAGCTGGAGTtaccaaacacttttttttttttcctgtaaatcaAAAAGCAGGAGCGGATCAGGTGGATCAGGGTTTGCTTGCTCACCTCCTCATCTCCTTTGCCTGCTTAGGAGTGAGGACGTCGCTGGAGTCCTATAGCAGCTTGTCATTCTGCTCAAAGGGGTCTTTCTAGAATTGGCACCGTCAGCCAGTCCCTGCTCTCTCTTTGCACATGTCTAGTCCCGCCGGGCACTGCAGCCTTAGCTCATGGAGCTCACTTCACTAAGGCGAACCTGGCCCCGACCGCCAGCATCCGACGGGGTCATTTAGCAGGGTCTGCTAAACTCCGTGAGGATCTTCAAGATGATCTCCTAGCCAGCTTAACCGACAGCACTGAGCTTAAACCGTGTGGCACACAATTGTATGTGGCATCACACATGATGCTGCTGCCTTGGTAGAGAACATCACGGAACAATGGCGCTTTATGGATTCCTGGCcggctttttgtttgttctttccagTAACCATTTCCTCTGCCCAAACAGAAAAATCTTGTTATGAATAGATTTTCATATCTGGGCAGAAAATGAATCGATCATTCATATTTGCAACCCATGTAGCAGTCCTTTCCAGGAAAGGTAGGAAGGGGTTCCTAAGTTTGGATCAGAAGCATCTAGCTTTTAGCATGAGTGCCTACTCTCTGACATTTGTTTTCTGGAAACTTATTTCTAACATAAGGCTTAAGTTGGAGACAGAAGCTTTTTTTATTTGAAGATTTTCTTAAATTGTCTAAGCTGCCCAAATCTTCAACACCCCCCTGCCCCATTTTGAGAAAAATAGCTAATTAAGAGTATATCCCATGCCAGAAGATTATCTGTCCTCCAACACATCTACAACCCTAGGGTGTCCTAGATTCTGAAtttctgaaagaaggaaaaataagtccTTGTTTTGAGTACAGCTAAGCCAGTAGGGAAAACCAGGACAAATGCGGAAGACTAGAGCAGTTTTCCCTTCTCTGAGAGGCTTTTAATCCCTTCTCTGCCCTTCGGTGAACAATGTGACCATAAAAAATGGGAATTAAttgagaaaatatggaaaaccTGTGTTGGACACCTcacagtttttccttttctccattttgcTGGTGGTGAAAGAGGGTCAGCTTGGAGCTCCTGAGAAAGATGTTTATGAGAATAAAGCTTATGTTCTTTTGGGAAAAGCCAGTGAGCTTTTACTTCACAGTCTGGGCTGTGCTGCCTTAGGCTGGCACCAAGGATTGGAGGTGTCCGAGCAGCCTGGGAATTCCAGAGCTGAGAAGGGCCTAGAGCTGGTCTTTCCTTCTCCCCCAATAGGGGCGTCATGtctcattttcttgaaaatgttcCTGTTGGAGAGACTCCTCGTTTTCCAGTGTATTCATGCCCCTGCCTACTCTTACACCATCCTGCCAAACTGGTGAGGGAGGAACAGCTGCCCTCAGTGCCAGgctctgttgaatgaatacatcTCAGAAGAATCTGCCTTGTTGTTAGTTTAGCTGTGTGTttgtggtcattttttttttttttttaaagggaacgctatttatttatttatttatttgtggctgtgttgggtcttcgtttctgtgcgagggcttcctctagttgcggcaagcgggggccactcttcatcgcggtgcacgggcctctcactatcgcggcctctcttgttgtggagcacaggctccagacgcgcaggctcagtagttgtggctcacgggcctagttgctctgcggcatgtgggatcttcccagaccagggctcgaacccgtgtcccctgcattggcaggcagattctcaaccactgtgccaccagggaagccctgtggtcaTATTTTACTTCCGAAGTCTTCTAATGAGCCACAGCTGCCTTACTACATGTGGCCATTTAATCCCTGACCCTTCTACCGCTCAGTCCTACTTCCATCTCAGCCCAAAGTCCAGGTCCATCGCAGAAGGTATTTGCACCTCTTCCCTAAGCTTTCTAGTTTGCCACTTCTCCCAAAGAGTGTGTCCTGGGCTTATTAGAAACCATTTCTTTCAGGCCTCCTCTTAGAGTCTACTGTTTAATTATAGCACCTAGCAAAAAAGTCTGTCTCTGAACCCTCTCAGGAATTTGTAGCCTCAGGTGCCTCGCAGGCTAGGTGGAGAGACAGACAGCTGAACTCCAGGGCAATGTGACATGCTGGGGTGGGGGACACAGCAGAGGGGGAGTGCCCAACCCAGATGAGGTTCTGGAAGGTCTCCCGAGGGAAGTGATATCCagggttgttgtttttgttcttttttttgtgtttttgttttttttaaaagaagaagtagCCAGAAGTGGGAGAGGCATTCTGAGCCAAGGTGCAGCTGTATGAAAATCCTGGGCTTATAGAACCTAAGTAGTCAAGTGTGGCGTTAAGGGGCAAGAAGGAAGAGGAGTGGTGACAGGAATTAAAGCTGGAGGAGTGGAGGCGCGTCGGGCCTGAGGCCCTTGTGCATCCCAGCGAGGCTGTAAGTGTTACTTGGGAGACAGGGGGCTGTGGAAGGAAGCCAGGAAGCTTTTACTTcttgctttggttttttttttttgagtctcaCCAGGACAGTGGCTCTTTGTAGTTACCAAACAAGATTTTTAACTGGAAGTGGGTGGCTTAGAACATTAGAATTTCTTAAAATTGTAATGCATTCATATTAAATGCCCTGAAGGGCTCATCTGGCTTGAGGATTAACGAGGTGGTATCTGAAGGACTTAAAGTAATTAGGTCTAGAATCAGATAAATCTGGGTTCTAATCCCTTCCCATCACTTGATAGTTATATGACCCTGGGCAAATTAATTAACTTCTCAGAGTTGAccaatctgtgaaatggggataaaaattttaactactcctggacttccctggcagtccagtggtttggactccatgcttccactgcagggggcacaggtttgatccctggttggggaactaggatcccacatgctgtgcagcacagccaaaaaaaaaaaaaaagtaaaaaaaaaaaattataactatttcACAGGATTTTTGTGAGGACTAAGTTAAACAcagcaaaagattaaaaatagctaaggcatttttgaagaagaaaaataaatttggaggAATTACCTTACTAGAAATCAAGATTTATCTTAAAGCTACAGTAAGTAATTATGGCAATGTAGTATTGGCAcaaggatagacaaatagataaatggaGCAGATTTGAatgtccagaaacagacccacacataaaTGAACCCTTGATTTATGACAAGGTACCACTATAGAACAGTGAGTTCCTCTGGGTAGGCTAGATAGCCTTATGGGAGGATAAAGGTTCTTGACCCTTACCCCATACCACACCCAAAACCTCAGGTCCAGGAGATTTAAATTCTAAATCGGAAAACAGTAGggcttctagaagataacataggagattATCTTCAGCATCTTGggataagcaaagatttcttaaacaagatttgaaaaacactaaccataaaggaaaacatCATTAAATGCAGTAAAAGGAGTCATTTCTTTTCACTGGAAAACaccatgaagaaagtgaaaaggcaagaaGTATCTCCAGTACATACTTCTGTGTATACTGTATCCAGAGTATATATAGAACTCCTAACAAACAAAAGGTAGCCAATTAAAAGATTGGCAAGAGATGTGAACAGGCACTTATTTCACAAAAGATTATGTCCAAAAGGCCAGTcaacacatgaaaaactgctcagaCTCATTAGTCATTATGGAAACTCA carries:
- the ANGPTL7 gene encoding angiopoietin-related protein 7, with protein sequence MLKETLSAVAWLCMFTVAFVSHPVWPQKPPKRKTPAELTVAGCCEEAKELKAQIANLSSLLSDLSRKQERDWVSVVMQVMELESNSKRMQSRLTEAESKYSEMNNQIGIMQLQAAQTVTQTLADAIYDCSSLYQKNYRISGVYKLPPDDFLGSPELEVFCDMETSGGGWTTIQRRKSGLVSFFRDWKQYQQGFGSIHGDFWLGNDHIHRLSRRPTRLRVEMEDWEGNMRYAEYSHFVLGNERNSYRLFLGNYSGNVGNDALVYHNNTAFSTKDKDNDNCLDKCAQLRKGGYWYNCCTDSNLNGVYYRLGEHNRHLDGITWYGWHGSSYSLKRVEMKIRPEDFQP